In one Deinococcus fonticola genomic region, the following are encoded:
- a CDS encoding PilT/PilU family type 4a pilus ATPase, which produces MSASILQGLLTVLVKEGASDIHLRAGSPPAGRVDGVIKRFSDTRLMPDHVAEFVREMMPRKEMWEVFLQKREADFAYGLSGLARFRVNAYFQRGTVGLIMRVIEDKPLPTFEELGLPVETFMRLAEHERGLILVTGPTGSGKTTTLGSLIDHINTTQPVNIVTLEDPIEILHKDKQAMINQRELGIDTLSFANGLRAAMRQDPDIILIGEMRDKETVEAALSAAQTGHLVLSTLHTQDAIRTVNRIIDFFAPHEREQIRQALSESMVGIVSQRLLPRNGGGRVLGMEVMLATPTVRECIKDPDRLDEIKQALMEGGMIGMHTFDQCLVNLVQTGQMTQDDAVLSATSPHELKLMLMRQQYA; this is translated from the coding sequence ATGAGTGCCAGCATCCTCCAGGGTCTCCTCACTGTCCTCGTGAAGGAGGGAGCCAGCGACATTCACCTGCGCGCCGGTTCCCCCCCCGCCGGGCGCGTCGACGGGGTCATCAAACGGTTCAGCGACACGCGCCTGATGCCCGACCACGTGGCCGAATTCGTGCGCGAAATGATGCCCCGCAAGGAGATGTGGGAGGTCTTCCTACAAAAGCGCGAGGCCGACTTTGCCTACGGCCTGTCCGGCCTGGCGCGGTTTCGCGTGAACGCCTACTTTCAGCGCGGTACTGTCGGCCTCATCATGCGCGTCATCGAGGACAAACCTCTTCCCACCTTCGAGGAACTGGGCCTGCCCGTCGAAACCTTTATGCGTCTGGCCGAGCACGAACGCGGCCTGATCCTGGTGACCGGCCCCACCGGCTCCGGCAAAACCACCACCCTGGGCAGCCTGATCGACCACATCAACACCACCCAGCCCGTGAACATCGTGACCCTGGAAGACCCCATCGAAATCCTGCACAAGGACAAGCAGGCCATGATCAACCAGCGCGAACTGGGCATCGATACCCTGTCGTTCGCCAACGGCCTGCGGGCCGCCATGCGCCAGGACCCCGACATCATCCTGATCGGCGAGATGCGCGACAAGGAAACGGTGGAGGCGGCCCTCTCGGCGGCCCAGACGGGTCACCTGGTGCTGAGCACCCTGCACACCCAGGACGCCATTCGCACCGTCAACCGCATCATCGATTTCTTCGCCCCGCACGAACGCGAACAGATTCGCCAGGCGCTCTCGGAAAGTATGGTCGGCATCGTCAGCCAGCGCCTCTTGCCGCGCAACGGTGGTGGGCGCGTGCTGGGCATGGAAGTCATGCTGGCCACCCCCACCGTCCGCGAGTGCATCAAAGACCCGGATCGCCTGGACGAAATCAAGCAGGCCCTGATGGAAGGCGGCATGATCGGCATGCACACCTTCGACCAGTGCCTGGTGAACCTCGTGCAGACCGGCCAGATGACCCAGGACGACGCGGTTCTCTCCGCCACCAGCCCCCACGAACTGAAACTGATGCTGATGCGCCAGCAGTACGCCTGA
- a CDS encoding PTS fructose-like transporter subunit IIB gives MAKLVAVTACPTGIAHTFMAAEALRRAALSAGHEIRVETQGSVGTTDALTPAEIAAADAVILATDVRVDESRFAGKKLIQASSQEAIRNAAGLVAQVGGSAASAAAAPVAGGKKYIIGITSCPTGIAHTFMAAEGLEGGAKALGYDVKIETQGSVGAGNPLTPDDVRRADLVVIAADTNVDLSRFAGKRLYSTGTKPAIKDGAAVIRTAEQQAAVQGGGSLGGSGAVAASGDYVAAAAAAKAAENAGVPSFYKHLMTGVSHMLPFVVAGGLLIALGFAFGGINPAPGSFGDTIKNIGGNGAFQLFIPVLAGYIAFSIADRPGLAPGMVGGLMAMQGGSGFLGGMIAGFIAGYLTRWLNQGIRLPRTLEGLKPTLLLPLLGTLLTGLLMFYVVGKPVAAALTAATTWLQGLQGTSASILGAILGGMIAFDMGGPINKAAYTFSTGLLTEKNYLPIAAAMAAGMTPPLALFLATRFFRNRFTKEEIEAGKAAGVLGIAFITEGAIPFAARDPLRVIPSLMVGSAVAGAMSMAFRCQLHAPHGGIFVLAIPGAVDHLPMYTVSILAGTLVSTLMLGLLKKPIAPAAPLAEQQAVATD, from the coding sequence ATGGCTAAATTGGTTGCTGTTACGGCGTGTCCGACTGGGATTGCCCATACGTTCATGGCGGCCGAAGCGCTCAGGCGCGCGGCGCTTTCGGCGGGGCATGAGATTCGCGTGGAGACGCAGGGAAGCGTAGGAACGACGGACGCCCTGACCCCGGCGGAGATTGCGGCGGCGGACGCGGTCATTCTGGCCACGGACGTGCGCGTGGACGAGTCGCGTTTTGCCGGCAAGAAGCTGATTCAGGCCAGTTCCCAGGAGGCGATCCGGAACGCGGCGGGCCTGGTGGCCCAGGTGGGCGGCAGCGCGGCGAGCGCAGCGGCTGCGCCCGTGGCAGGCGGGAAGAAGTACATCATCGGCATTACCTCCTGCCCGACGGGAATTGCCCACACTTTTATGGCCGCCGAGGGCCTGGAAGGCGGCGCGAAGGCCCTGGGGTACGACGTGAAAATCGAGACCCAGGGCAGCGTAGGAGCGGGGAATCCGCTCACGCCGGACGATGTTCGCCGGGCCGATCTGGTGGTCATCGCGGCGGATACCAACGTGGATCTGAGCCGTTTTGCCGGCAAGCGCCTTTACAGCACCGGCACGAAACCCGCGATCAAGGACGGCGCGGCGGTCATTCGCACAGCGGAGCAGCAGGCCGCCGTGCAGGGTGGAGGCAGCCTGGGTGGGAGCGGCGCAGTCGCGGCCTCTGGAGATTACGTGGCCGCAGCGGCGGCGGCCAAAGCGGCCGAAAATGCCGGGGTGCCCAGTTTCTATAAGCACCTGATGACAGGCGTGTCGCACATGCTGCCCTTCGTGGTGGCGGGCGGCCTGCTGATTGCGCTGGGGTTTGCGTTCGGGGGGATCAACCCCGCGCCCGGCTCGTTCGGCGACACGATCAAGAACATTGGGGGAAACGGCGCTTTCCAGTTGTTCATTCCGGTGCTGGCCGGGTACATCGCTTTTTCCATCGCGGATCGTCCCGGTCTGGCGCCGGGCATGGTGGGCGGGTTGATGGCGATGCAGGGCGGCAGCGGCTTCCTGGGCGGGATGATCGCGGGCTTTATAGCGGGCTACCTCACGCGCTGGCTCAATCAGGGGATTCGCCTGCCGCGCACGCTGGAGGGCCTGAAGCCCACCTTGCTGCTGCCGCTGCTGGGAACGCTGCTGACAGGCCTGCTGATGTTCTACGTGGTGGGTAAACCCGTCGCGGCGGCGCTGACCGCGGCGACCACCTGGCTCCAGGGATTGCAGGGAACCTCGGCGAGCATCCTGGGCGCAATCCTCGGCGGGATGATCGCCTTCGACATGGGCGGCCCCATCAACAAGGCGGCGTACACCTTCAGTACGGGCCTGCTGACCGAAAAGAACTACCTGCCGATTGCTGCCGCCATGGCCGCCGGCATGACACCCCCACTGGCGCTGTTTCTGGCGACGCGCTTTTTCAGGAACCGCTTCACGAAAGAAGAGATCGAGGCGGGCAAAGCGGCGGGCGTGCTGGGCATCGCCTTCATCACGGAAGGCGCTATTCCCTTCGCGGCGCGTGACCCGCTGCGCGTCATTCCGTCGCTGATGGTCGGCAGCGCCGTGGCCGGGGCCATGAGCATGGCCTTCCGTTGCCAGTTGCACGCCCCCCACGGCGGCATTTTCGTGCTGGCCATTCCGGGCGCGGTCGATCACCTGCCCATGTACACGGTGTCCATCCTGGCGGGAACGCTGGTCAGCACCCTGATGCTGGGCCTCCTGAAGAAACCTATCGCGCCGGCCGCGCCCCTGGCCGAGCAGCAGGCCGTGGCGACCGACTGA
- the pfkB gene encoding 1-phosphofructokinase codes for MGHTRVVTLTLNPALDMTVRADGWQQNTVNSGQDMHLNAGGKGVNVASFLADWGVNVTATGLLGRENASAFDTLFRAKHIEDAFIRVPGSTRVGVKIVDHARQQTTDINLPGLTATPEFLQTLEAKLAELSATHDVFVLAGSLPPGVGSDYYANLVGQLRQAGKFVALDTSGPALNAALEADTLPNLVKPNNHELSAALGKELNSETDLLDAAQALLKRGVELVAISQGEEGALLVTPGDIVKARPPRVQVVSTVGAGDAMVAGLVAAHLERLPLAAAARRATSFSVGNITRLGAHLPPRAELDDIAARVDVSAIRPADPLKV; via the coding sequence ATGGGTCATACACGGGTCGTTACCCTGACACTGAATCCGGCGCTGGACATGACTGTGCGTGCCGACGGCTGGCAACAGAACACCGTGAACAGCGGGCAGGACATGCACCTGAACGCGGGCGGCAAGGGCGTGAATGTCGCTTCCTTCCTGGCCGACTGGGGCGTGAACGTGACCGCCACGGGCCTGCTGGGCCGCGAGAACGCCAGTGCCTTCGACACGCTGTTCCGCGCCAAGCACATCGAGGACGCCTTCATTCGCGTGCCCGGTTCCACCCGCGTGGGCGTGAAAATCGTGGATCACGCCAGGCAGCAGACCACGGACATCAACCTGCCCGGCCTGACAGCCACGCCGGAATTCTTGCAGACGCTGGAAGCGAAACTGGCCGAGTTGAGCGCCACCCATGACGTCTTCGTCCTGGCCGGCAGCCTTCCCCCTGGCGTCGGGAGCGACTACTACGCGAATCTCGTGGGCCAGCTCCGTCAGGCGGGGAAATTCGTTGCGCTGGACACCAGCGGCCCTGCCCTGAACGCCGCTTTAGAGGCCGACACGCTGCCGAACCTGGTCAAGCCCAACAATCACGAACTCTCCGCCGCCCTGGGAAAAGAGTTGAACAGCGAAACCGATCTGCTGGACGCTGCCCAGGCCCTCCTGAAACGCGGTGTGGAACTCGTCGCCATCTCGCAGGGGGAAGAAGGCGCGCTGCTGGTCACGCCGGGCGACATCGTGAAGGCCAGGCCGCCCCGCGTGCAGGTCGTCTCCACCGTCGGCGCAGGGGACGCGATGGTCGCGGGCCTCGTCGCCGCGCATCTGGAGAGGCTGCCCCTGGCCGCCGCCGCCCGCCGTGCCACCAGCTTCAGTGTCGGCAACATCACCCGGCTGGGCGCACATTTGCCGCCCAGAGCGGAACTGGACGACATCGCCGCACGAGTGGACGTGAGCGCCATCAGACCCGCAGACCCTCTCAAGGTCTGA
- the ptsP gene encoding phosphoenolpyruvate--protein phosphotransferase, with the protein MIELPQQLVRVGASARSKDDAIAQVAALLATGGHIDPTYLEGMRVRETQANTYLGNGIAIPHGTPDSRHLIRKTGIAVLQLPQGIQWGADGERVHLVVGIAAASDEHLDILRRLTRVLGDEEGVKRLWVTPNPADIVEALTGERPASVAAVASALPYSTQVTLPNPLGMHARPATMLAGLVKKSGAKVRLSRDAALSGGRSADATKLMELLGLGLNRGSTITVSSDSEATLKAVVDAIHAGLGDDLSVTPAGAGAAKRQRDWQPANPGTTLEGVGAADGLVVGVTRQHAPKALNVVDTPTDPAEAAAQLDAALQAADADLDNMIADVEAKFGAEKAAIFGAHKELLADEGTVQEAVARILDGHGAAWAYQQATNERIASLQKLDDPTLAARAIDLSDVQRRVLRHLLGIHEASVQENSAQTNGPVILLAPDLTPSDTARLGPDTVLGFATAQGGPTSHTAIIARGLGLPAMVASGDGVLDVPDGTPAILDGSAGFLYLNPSAADVQAARDRMAVLEHERETARAARHQPGATRDGVRVEVAANINRAGDAAGALEAGAEGVGLMRTEFLFLERDSIPSEDDQEQEYRAMAAALGDKPLIIRTLDIGGDKEVPYLGLAREDNSFLGIRGVRLCFERPDLFLPQLRAIARVAKDHPNVHVMFPMISTLEDFRRARAILDDVRKELGAPSIPLGVMIEVPSAALIADQLAPEVEFFSVGTNDLTQYTLAMDRMHPQLARQTDAMHPAVLQLIRLTVGAATRHGKWVGVCGGAAGDEVGALVLAGLGVKELSVSTPQIPGVKAALRGRSSTELQDLAARALQQPDAASVRSLVKG; encoded by the coding sequence ATGATTGAACTTCCGCAACAACTCGTCAGGGTCGGCGCAAGCGCCCGCAGCAAGGACGACGCCATCGCGCAGGTGGCCGCGCTGCTGGCTACGGGCGGCCACATCGACCCCACTTACCTGGAGGGCATGCGGGTGCGCGAAACACAGGCGAACACCTACCTGGGCAACGGCATTGCCATTCCGCACGGCACCCCCGACTCCCGCCACCTGATCCGCAAAACGGGCATTGCCGTACTGCAACTCCCACAGGGCATTCAGTGGGGCGCGGATGGCGAGCGCGTCCACCTGGTGGTGGGCATTGCCGCCGCGAGTGACGAGCACCTGGACATCCTGCGCCGCCTGACCCGCGTGCTGGGCGACGAGGAAGGTGTGAAAAGGCTGTGGGTCACGCCGAACCCGGCGGATATCGTCGAGGCGCTGACCGGGGAACGGCCTGCCAGTGTGGCCGCCGTGGCGTCTGCCCTGCCTTACTCCACTCAGGTGACCTTGCCCAACCCGCTGGGCATGCATGCCCGCCCCGCCACGATGCTGGCAGGCCTGGTCAAGAAATCCGGCGCAAAAGTCCGCCTGAGCCGCGACGCCGCGCTGTCTGGTGGGCGCTCGGCCGACGCGACGAAACTCATGGAGCTGCTGGGCCTGGGACTGAACAGAGGCAGTACCATTACCGTTAGCAGCGACAGCGAGGCCACGCTGAAGGCCGTGGTAGACGCCATCCATGCCGGCCTGGGCGACGACCTGAGCGTGACCCCGGCCGGGGCCGGGGCCGCGAAACGTCAGCGCGACTGGCAACCCGCGAATCCCGGCACGACGCTGGAGGGCGTGGGGGCCGCCGACGGTCTGGTGGTCGGCGTGACGCGCCAGCACGCGCCAAAAGCCCTGAACGTGGTGGACACCCCCACTGACCCCGCCGAGGCCGCCGCGCAACTCGACGCCGCCCTGCAAGCTGCCGACGCCGACCTGGACAACATGATCGCGGACGTGGAGGCGAAGTTCGGCGCCGAGAAAGCCGCTATTTTCGGGGCTCACAAGGAACTGCTGGCCGACGAAGGCACCGTACAGGAAGCCGTTGCGCGCATTCTGGACGGTCACGGGGCCGCGTGGGCCTACCAGCAGGCGACGAATGAACGCATTGCCAGTTTGCAAAAACTGGACGACCCGACGCTGGCGGCCCGCGCCATCGACCTGAGCGATGTGCAACGCCGCGTGCTGCGTCACCTGCTGGGCATTCACGAGGCCAGTGTTCAGGAAAACAGTGCTCAAACGAACGGCCCGGTGATTCTGCTTGCACCCGACCTGACCCCCAGCGACACCGCCCGCCTGGGACCGGACACCGTGCTGGGCTTCGCCACCGCGCAGGGCGGCCCCACCAGCCATACCGCGATCATTGCGCGCGGGCTGGGCCTGCCCGCCATGGTCGCCAGCGGGGACGGCGTGCTGGACGTTCCCGACGGCACCCCCGCGATTCTGGACGGTTCGGCGGGCTTCCTGTACCTGAACCCCAGCGCAGCCGACGTGCAAGCCGCCCGTGACCGCATGGCCGTGCTGGAACATGAACGCGAAACTGCCCGCGCCGCCCGCCACCAGCCGGGGGCCACCCGCGACGGCGTGCGGGTGGAAGTGGCGGCGAACATCAACCGCGCGGGTGACGCCGCCGGGGCGCTGGAAGCCGGCGCGGAAGGCGTGGGCCTGATGCGCACCGAATTTCTGTTTCTGGAACGCGACAGCATTCCCAGCGAGGACGATCAGGAACAGGAATACCGCGCCATGGCCGCCGCGCTGGGCGATAAACCCCTGATTATCCGCACGCTGGACATCGGCGGGGACAAGGAAGTGCCGTACCTGGGGCTGGCGCGCGAGGACAACTCCTTTCTGGGGATTCGCGGCGTCCGGTTGTGCTTCGAGCGGCCGGACCTGTTCCTGCCGCAACTTCGCGCCATTGCCCGCGTGGCGAAGGACCACCCGAACGTCCATGTGATGTTCCCCATGATTTCCACCCTGGAGGATTTCCGCCGCGCCCGCGCCATCCTCGACGACGTGCGGAAGGAACTGGGAGCACCGAGCATCCCGCTGGGCGTGATGATCGAGGTGCCTTCCGCGGCCCTGATCGCCGACCAACTGGCGCCGGAAGTGGAGTTCTTCAGCGTCGGCACAAATGACCTGACGCAGTACACCCTGGCGATGGACAGGATGCACCCGCAACTGGCCCGCCAGACAGACGCCATGCACCCAGCCGTGCTGCAACTGATCCGGTTGACGGTGGGCGCCGCCACACGGCACGGCAAATGGGTGGGCGTGTGCGGCGGCGCCGCCGGGGACGAAGTGGGCGCCCTGGTGCTGGCCGGGCTGGGCGTCAAGGAACTGTCCGTCAGCACTCCCCAGATTCCCGGCGTGAAGGCCGCCCTGCGCGGGCGCAGCAGTACCGAACTGCAAGACCTGGCCGCGCGAGCCCTGCAACAGCCCGACGCCGCCTCCGTCCGCTCACTTGTGAAGGGGTGA